One genomic segment of Mycolicibacterium gilvum includes these proteins:
- a CDS encoding type IV toxin-antitoxin system AbiEi family antitoxin produces the protein MGEPFIGSEALRAGRLTRHQLRTAHIAVYPDVYVPVATTLTAVAKAKAASLWTGREGIIAGQSAAALHGARWVDARRPAEVLWHNRRAPRGVLVWSDRVADDEVTTVRGVRVTTPERTALDIACRYPQRRAVAAIDALARAAHMKLADVELLVDRHTGRRGIRAARAALNLVDPGAESPQETYLRLTVIGNHFPPPQTQIPVWDCGALVAELDMGWEHMMIGLDYEGDHHRTTREAFNKGIRRHDAVTELGWTDIRVTCNDTEGAIIARLTTAWRQRLCALGENPDAGPPWTHVRRQRPGQ, from the coding sequence ATGGGGGAACCTTTCATCGGCAGCGAGGCGCTACGGGCAGGACGACTCACCCGGCACCAGCTTCGAACCGCCCACATCGCCGTGTATCCGGATGTCTACGTGCCCGTCGCGACCACGCTGACCGCCGTCGCGAAAGCCAAGGCCGCCTCGCTGTGGACCGGACGCGAGGGCATCATCGCCGGCCAGTCCGCCGCTGCGCTACACGGAGCCCGCTGGGTCGACGCCCGTCGGCCGGCTGAAGTGTTGTGGCACAACAGAAGAGCCCCGCGCGGTGTCCTCGTGTGGTCGGACCGTGTCGCCGACGACGAAGTGACCACAGTCCGCGGTGTGCGGGTCACGACACCCGAGCGCACAGCACTCGATATCGCGTGCCGCTACCCACAGCGACGGGCAGTGGCGGCGATCGATGCGCTGGCGCGAGCCGCGCATATGAAGCTTGCCGATGTGGAACTGCTGGTCGATCGGCACACGGGTCGCCGAGGCATCCGTGCGGCACGCGCGGCGCTCAACCTCGTCGATCCCGGCGCGGAATCGCCGCAAGAGACGTATTTGCGACTGACAGTGATCGGCAACCACTTCCCACCACCGCAGACCCAGATCCCGGTGTGGGATTGCGGGGCACTCGTCGCCGAACTCGACATGGGATGGGAGCACATGATGATCGGTCTCGATTACGAAGGCGATCACCACCGGACGACTCGGGAAGCGTTCAACAAGGGCATCCGGCGACACGACGCCGTGACCGAACTGGGCTGGACCGATATCCGGGTGACGTGCAACGACACCGAGGGCGCGATTATCGCGCGGTTGACCACGGCGTGGCGTCAGCGACTGTGCGCTCTGGGCGAGAATCCGGACGCTGGGCCGCCCTGGACGCACGTTCGGCGGCAGCGGCCCGGGCAGTAG
- a CDS encoding IS701 family transposase, which translates to MRTNDDAAVAAAYRVDVDRWRSGFDEVLDRVASRFARCEPLRNAGALMLGLVCDIDRKNCWTLAERCGHSSPDRMQHLLARAKWDAEGVRDDLRAYVVDHLGDDEAILIVDETGDVKKGTHTVGTQRQYTGTAGRIENAQVAVYLAYAGPNSHALVDRELYLPKSWIDDSERRQCAGVPTDVEFATKPALAERMITRAVAAGVPARWATGDEVYGADPDLRAAIAAQGLGYVLAVGSNRTVTTSTGSQRVDELARSLPRRAWRRVSAGTGAKGQRWYSWTLVEITDAEPGHHHLLVRRNDKTAELAYYRCYSPNPVTLADYVRVAGRRWKVEESFQAGKGLAGLDEHQVRTWTSWHRWVTLSMLAHAFLVVTTAAQRRSDEPDDQTGQTLITLTVNEFRRLFIALVLQPLHAVADVLAWSTWRRRHQTRARTYHYRKQHQQQ; encoded by the coding sequence GTGAGAACTAACGATGATGCCGCGGTCGCCGCGGCTTACAGGGTAGACGTTGATCGGTGGCGAAGTGGCTTTGATGAGGTGCTGGATCGGGTCGCGTCACGGTTCGCTCGGTGCGAGCCGCTGCGCAACGCCGGCGCGTTGATGCTCGGGTTGGTCTGTGACATTGACCGTAAGAACTGTTGGACGCTGGCCGAGCGTTGCGGCCACAGCAGCCCGGACCGGATGCAGCATCTGCTGGCGCGGGCGAAGTGGGACGCCGAGGGAGTGCGTGATGATCTTCGCGCCTACGTGGTCGACCACCTCGGCGATGACGAGGCGATCCTGATCGTCGATGAGACTGGAGACGTGAAGAAGGGCACTCATACCGTCGGGACTCAGCGCCAGTACACCGGTACCGCGGGCAGGATCGAAAACGCCCAAGTCGCTGTGTATTTGGCCTATGCGGGGCCCAACAGTCACGCACTGGTGGACCGCGAGCTATACCTGCCGAAGTCGTGGATCGACGACTCGGAACGCCGTCAGTGCGCCGGGGTGCCCACCGATGTCGAGTTCGCCACCAAACCTGCGCTGGCCGAGCGGATGATCACTCGTGCTGTGGCCGCCGGAGTCCCTGCGCGATGGGCCACCGGCGACGAGGTCTACGGCGCCGACCCCGACCTGCGCGCCGCGATCGCCGCCCAGGGGCTGGGCTATGTGCTGGCCGTCGGGTCCAATCGCACCGTCACCACCAGTACGGGCAGCCAGCGAGTAGACGAGCTTGCCCGGTCTCTGCCGCGGCGGGCCTGGCGGCGCGTCAGCGCCGGAACCGGCGCCAAGGGCCAACGCTGGTACTCCTGGACGTTGGTCGAAATCACCGACGCCGAGCCCGGCCACCATCACCTGCTGGTGCGCCGCAACGACAAGACCGCTGAATTGGCCTATTACCGCTGCTACAGCCCCAATCCGGTCACCCTGGCCGACTACGTACGGGTCGCCGGGCGGCGCTGGAAGGTCGAGGAATCGTTTCAAGCCGGCAAGGGCCTGGCCGGGCTCGACGAGCACCAGGTACGGACCTGGACCTCTTGGCACCGCTGGGTCACCCTATCCATGCTTGCCCATGCCTTCCTCGTCGTCACGACCGCCGCTCAACGGCGCAGCGACGAACCCGACGACCAGACCGGCCAGACACTGATCACGTTGACAGTCAATGAATTCCGCAGACTCTTCATCGCCCTGGTATTGCAGCCGCTACACGCGGTTGCCGACGTCCTCGCCTGGTCCACCTGGCGGCGACGACATCAAACGAGAGCCCGCACCTACCATTACCGCAAACAACATCAACAACAATGA
- a CDS encoding ComF family protein yields MLDLILPKQCGGCGAVATGWCDACADDLTVADDQPHLITPRLDPGVPVLSLGRYAGARRNAIVAVKEHGRTDLRRPLADALRAGLDHLLTWGVLAAPLTLVPAPTRRTAARRRGGDPVTHIATQAARPPDQSVATVLRFRAFTRDSVGLSSAARQRNVAGRVVLTRPVAGPVVVVDDVVTTGATVTESVRVLQTAGIDVVAVLALANA; encoded by the coding sequence ATGCTCGACCTGATCCTGCCGAAGCAGTGCGGAGGATGCGGCGCGGTCGCGACCGGGTGGTGCGACGCCTGCGCCGACGACCTCACCGTCGCCGACGACCAGCCGCACCTGATCACCCCGCGGCTGGACCCCGGCGTCCCGGTGCTCTCCCTCGGCCGGTACGCGGGCGCCCGCCGCAACGCGATCGTCGCCGTCAAGGAACACGGCCGCACCGACCTACGGCGTCCGCTGGCAGACGCGCTGCGCGCCGGCTTGGACCATCTGCTGACCTGGGGCGTGCTCGCGGCACCGCTGACCCTCGTCCCCGCGCCCACCCGCCGCACGGCGGCCAGACGCCGCGGCGGCGACCCCGTCACCCACATCGCCACGCAGGCCGCACGGCCACCCGACCAGAGCGTCGCGACCGTCCTGCGCTTCAGGGCGTTCACCCGGGATTCGGTCGGGCTCTCCAGTGCGGCCCGGCAGCGCAACGTGGCCGGCCGGGTCGTCCTCACGCGGCCCGTGGCCGGACCCGTGGTCGTCGTCGACGACGTGGTGACCACCGGCGCCACCGTCACCGAGTCGGTGCGCGTTCTGCAAACGGCCGGGATCGACGTGGTTGCTGTACTGGCGCTGGCGAACGCGTGA
- the hpf gene encoding ribosome hibernation-promoting factor, HPF/YfiA family, with translation MSSNSVDSDSTMVMDGEQHDAQSSDLPSAEVVVKGRNVEVPDHFRLYVAEKLARLERFDRTIYLFDVELDHEKNRRQRKNCQHVEITARGRGPVVRGEACADSFYGAFEAAASKLEARLRKSKDRRKIHYGDKTPVSLHEATALDRLDAAFAKPTETSAVEAPVDDHEPGRIVRTKEHPATPMTVDDALYEMELVGHDFFLFHDKESDRPCVVYRRHAYDYGLIKLA, from the coding sequence ATGTCAAGTAATTCCGTGGACTCCGACAGCACGATGGTCATGGACGGGGAACAGCACGACGCCCAATCGTCCGACCTGCCCAGCGCTGAGGTGGTGGTCAAGGGTCGCAACGTCGAAGTTCCCGACCACTTCCGCCTCTACGTCGCCGAGAAGCTGGCACGCCTGGAACGATTCGACCGCACCATCTACCTCTTCGACGTCGAGCTCGATCACGAGAAGAACCGGCGTCAACGCAAGAACTGCCAGCACGTCGAGATCACCGCGCGGGGCCGCGGCCCCGTCGTTCGAGGGGAAGCCTGCGCCGACAGTTTCTACGGCGCCTTCGAAGCCGCCGCGAGCAAACTCGAAGCCCGGCTGCGCAAGAGCAAGGACCGCCGCAAGATCCACTACGGCGACAAGACCCCGGTGTCACTGCACGAGGCGACGGCTCTGGACCGTCTCGACGCCGCGTTCGCCAAGCCGACGGAGACATCTGCGGTCGAGGCGCCCGTCGACGACCACGAACCGGGCCGGATCGTGCGGACCAAGGAGCATCCCGCGACGCCGATGACCGTCGACGACGCGCTCTACGAGATGGAACTGGTCGGCCACGACTTCTTCCTGTTCCACGACAAGGAGAGCGATCGCCCCTGCGTGGTCTACCGCCGGCACGCCTACGACTACGGATTGATCAAGCTCGCCTAG
- a CDS encoding ubiquinol-cytochrome c reductase iron-sulfur subunit, with protein MEIPRKTVLVGASVGVAAIAVAACSRGSESPGSSPGTSAPSGEKLASTSDVPVGSGTIVGEVVVTQPVAGEFKAFSAVCTHTGCLLNKVADGTIDCPCHGSRFSLDGAVVNGPAEKPLQPVAVRVQGDSIVAD; from the coding sequence ATGGAGATCCCCAGGAAGACAGTGCTCGTCGGTGCGAGCGTCGGCGTCGCCGCGATCGCGGTGGCGGCATGCTCGCGAGGTTCGGAGTCGCCGGGATCGTCGCCGGGGACATCTGCGCCGTCGGGCGAGAAGTTGGCGTCGACGTCCGACGTGCCGGTCGGGTCGGGGACCATCGTCGGCGAGGTCGTGGTGACCCAGCCGGTCGCCGGGGAGTTCAAGGCGTTCTCCGCGGTGTGCACACACACCGGCTGCCTGCTCAACAAAGTCGCCGACGGCACCATTGACTGCCCCTGCCACGGCAGCAGATTCAGCCTCGACGGAGCGGTGGTCAACGGTCCCGCCGAGAAGCCGCTGCAGCCGGTGGCCGTGCGCGTGCAGGGCGATTCGATCGTCGCCGACTGA